The Betta splendens chromosome 4, fBetSpl5.4, whole genome shotgun sequence genome contains a region encoding:
- the chd1l gene encoding chromodomain-helicase-DNA-binding protein 1-like has protein sequence MTEILLKIKNSIAEKKKTSVSQSDLHKWGLRGIQLRPYQLDGVQWFTQCLTVQQGCILGDEMGLGKTCQTICLLVHMSGALGKKGPFLVLSPLSVMENWRTELERFAPSLTVLCYYGDKERRAEIQRERKTCDFHVLLTTYELCLKDASFLKRLKWKVLVVDEAHRLKNQNSLLHKTLREFSLGFRVLLTGTPIQNNLQELYSLLSFIQPSIFTADGADEFVSSYSDVQNQPALATELQSVLEPFLLRRVKSEVAVDLPKKTELLVYHGMSALQKKYYKAALMKDLDAFGNEHGNRSRLLNVLMNLRKCVDHPYLFDGVEPEPFEIGEHLIQASGKLCLLDSILAYLHKEGHRILLFSQMTRMLDILQDYMEYRGYSYERLDGSVRGEERNLAVKNFSSKDIFVFLLSTKAGGVGMNLTAADTVIFVDSDFNPQNDLQAAARCHRIGQNRPVKVIRLLARDTVEEIMYSRAVSKLHLTNTIIEEGRFSLLDQAQSAAAGLQLSEILKFGVDKLLSSEESTVQDVKLENILGLSRDGQWVDELTSQTIDEEEEASFDSDGQNHMYVFEGKDYSKNPSAGDEKSFDLLLEEQLAEFQKATGEGRALRHKAGVSLTVGLGIQVRKRKPLTDAELKLRRQRREEAAAKRARIQEDLKKKQQEQKYKKKLAWWASCKYISKCLQSVASEDEDDDEEEDGSVCSTDSDATAIHYVLGDVTHPHAAQEDAIIVHCVDDSGRWGRGGLFTALEVRSDEPRKQYELAGKMKDLDIGNVLLFPIDDKQSRLVGKDQLALIVAQQRDKANNLSGILLTALDEGLQKIHAAAKRQKASVHLPRIGHSTKGFNWYGTERLIRKHLASRGIPTFIYYHSRTGKNRASPQASPSAALMSASSPEIHTRGFDGPTDEAEADVPGSAGLPSFMKGVRVFFYNLPASERKTLSRYLITYDGDEEEIMSPEVTHIVADLEASIHMQELQDLVSRHTQAVPVQKAWLESCFSKQRKVDTAQFKHELS, from the exons ATGACGGAGATTTtgctcaaaataaaaaacagcatagcagagaaaaagaagacgtcagtcagtcagagcgACTTGCACAAATGGGGTCTAAGAG GGATCCAACTGAGACCCTACCAGCTGGATGGGGTGCAGTGGTTCACTCAGTGCCTCACGGTCCAGCAGGGGTGCATCTTAGGGGATGAGATGGGCCTGGGAAAAACCTGCCAG ACGATCTGTCTGCTGGTGCACATGTCAGGAGCTCTCGGGAAGAAAGGTCCATTTTTAGTTCTGAGCCCACTGTCGGTTATGGAGAACTGGAGGACAGAGTTAGAACG CTTTGCTCCTTCTCTGACTGTGCTGTGTTACTACGGTGACAAGGAGAGACGTGCTGAGATCCAGAGGGAAAGGAAGACGTGTGACTTCCATGTTCTGCTCACTACATATGAG CTGTGTCTCAAAGATGCGTCATTCTTGAAGAG GTTGAAGTGGAAGGTGCTTGTAGTAGATGAGGCTCACAGGCTAAAGAATCAGAACTCATTACTGCACAAAACTTTGAGAGAG TTTTCACTGGGTTTTCGAGTCCTTTTGACCGGCACACCAATACAGAACAACCTACAGGAGCTCTACTCCCTGTTGAGCTTCATTCAGCCCAGTATCTTTACAGCTGATGGAGCAGATGAATTTGTCAGCTCTTATTCAGATGTCCAAAATCAACCTGCTCTTG CTACTGAGCTCCAGAGTGTTTTGGAGCCTTTCCTGCTCCGTAGGGTCAAATCAGAAGTGGCTGTCGATCTGCCCAAGAAAACTGAGCTGCTGGTGTATCACGGCATGTCAGCCCTGCAGAAGAAATACTACAAAGCTGCTCTGATGAAGGATCTGG ATGCTTTTGGAAATGAACATGGAAACAGGTCCCGGCTGCTAAACGTCTTGATGAACCTGCGAAAGTGTGTCGACCACCCATACCTGTTTGATG GGGTGGAGCCAGAGCCTTTTGAGATTGGGGAGCATCTTATCCAAGCCAGTGGGAAACTTTGCCTTCTTGATAGCATCCTGGCCTACCTGCACAAAGA GGGCCATCGTATTCTGCTGTTCTCTCAGATGACAAGGATGCTGGACATTCTTCAGGATTACATGGAGTACAGAG GATATAGCTATGAACGTCTGGATGGGTCTGTGCGAGGGGAAGAACGAAATCTAGCCGTCAAGAACTTCAGCAGCAAAGATATATTTGTCTTTCTACTCAGCACTAAAGCAG GGGGCGTGGGCATGAACCTCACAGCTGCTGACACTGTGATTTTTGTGGATAGTGACTTCAACCCTCAAAATGACTTGCAGGCTGCTGCTCGTTGCCATCGCATTGGTCAGAACAG GCCTGTAAAAGTGATCCGGCTTCTGGCAAGAGACACTGTAGAGGAGATCATGTACTCTCGTGCAGTATCCAAGCTGCATCTCACCAACACTATTATTGAAGAAGGTCGCTTCTCTTTGCTGGACCAAGCTCAGTCAGCCGCTGCTGGACTCCAG CTCAGCGAGATCTTGAAATTTGGGGTAGATAAGCTGTTGTCATCGGAAGAGAGCACAGTACAGGATGTGAAACTGGAGAATATCCTTGGTCTGTCACGTGACGGTCAGTGGGTGGATGAGTTAACGTCACAAACGatagacgaggaggaagaggccagCTTTGACTCGGATGGGCAGA ATCACATGTACGTCTTTGAGGGGAAAGACTACAGTAAGAATCCGAGCGCTGGTGACGAGAAGAGCTTCGATCTTCTGTTGGAAGAGCAGCTGGCTGAGTTTCAGAAAGCAACGGGAGAGGGACGAGCTCTGCGCCACAAAGCTGGA GTTTCACTGACCGTCGGTCTGGGGatccaggtgagaaagaggaaACCTCTCACAGACGCTGAACTCAAGCTAAGGCGACAAAGGAGAGAAGAGGCTGCAGCCAAGAGAGCCAGGATCCAGGAGGACTTgaagaagaaacagcaggagcAAAAATATAAGAAAAA attgGCGTGGTGGGCATCCTGCAAATATATATCAAAGTGCCTCCAATCTGTGGCcagtgaagatgaagatgatgatgaggaggaggatggtagTGTGTGCTCCACAGACTCTGACGCCACAGCTATCCACTATGTCCTTGGGGACGTCACCCACCCGCATGCTGCTCAAGAAGATGCTATCATTGTCCACTGTGTTG aTGATTCAGGTCGCTGGGGAAGGGGAGGTCTTTTTACTGCTTTGGAGGTAAGATCAGATGAGCCACGAAAGCAGTATGAGTTGGCTGGCAAGATGAAAG atCTGGACATTGGAAATGTGCTGCTCTTCCCCATTGATGACAAACAGTCCAGATTAGTTGGCAAAGATCAG TTGGCCTTGATAGTGGCGCAGCAAAGAGACAAAGCCAACAACCTGTCTGGGATCCTCCTCACTGCTCTGGATGAAGGTCTGCAGAAGATTCATGCTGCAGCAAAGAGACAGAAAG CCAGTGTTCATCTCCCCCGCATCGGGCACTCCACCAAAGGCTTCAACTGGTACGGCACAGAGAGGCTCATCAGGAAGCATCTGGCCTCCAGAGGCATCCCCACGTTCAT ATATTATCACAGCAGAACTGGCAAGAACAGAGCTTCGCCTCAGGCGTCTCCCTCTGCGGCTTTAATGTCAGCCTCCTCGCCTGAAATACACACGCGTGGCTTCGACGGGCCAACGGATGAGGCCGAAGCGGACGTCCCGGGCTCAGCAGGACTACCCAGTTTCATGAAAGGAGTCCGGGTGTTTTTCTACAACCTGCCTGCATCAGAGAGGAAGACGCTGTCCCGCTACCTTATCAC TTAtgatggagatgaggaggagatcaTGAGTCCGGAGGTCACCCACATAGTTGCAGATCTGGAGGCCAGCATCCACATGCAA GAGCTCCAGGACCTCGTCTCTCGGCACACGCAGGCCGTCCCCGTGCAGAAGGCCTGGCTGGAGTCCTGCTTCTCCAAGCAACGAAAAGTCGACACCGCTCAGTTCAAACATGAGCTCAGTTAA
- the lnp1 gene encoding leukemia NUP98 fusion partner 1, producing MSLRLLPAIMMDNDEDDDSNFTKWMSSYWGHGVDAGHSRDRKRSFRRPSNTHCDRRASLPTASQLDAMKLNRFHGVASTHIKAREEKGEVWPHQKARRASSDDNSRANSAIPENRISTIPELTESFGKLLYLREKRTMSLNGDNKLCLISNENVRKSGGGVHELHCTHHFHKEKAACRLEQSRPRSSSEAAAWQVRRPSDERRRSADGPICTEKEQHAPRRQLSLRRHR from the exons ATGTCTCTCAGGCTGCTACCGGCTATCATGATGGACAATGACGAGGACGACGACAGTAATTTCACCAAATGGATGAGTAGCTACTGGGGTCACGGAGTAGACGCCGGTCACTCCAGAGACAGAAAGCGCAGTTTCAGGAGGCCTTCGAATACGCACTGTGATCGAAGAGCGTCGCTCCCCACGGCG TCACAACTGGATGCCATGAAGCTGAACAGGTTCCACGGCGTGGCCTCCACTCACATCAAGGCacgggaggagaagggggaggtcTGGCCCCACCAGAAAGCGCGGCGCGCGTCTTCGGACGACAACAGCCGCGCCAATTCAGCCATCCCTGAGAACCGCATCAGCACCATCCCAGAGCTCACAGAGTCGTTTGGAAAACTCCTTTACCTCCGTGAGAAGAGGACCATGTCTCTG aatgGTGACAACAAGTTGTGCCTGATCAGTAATGAGAACGTGCGTAAGAGCGGAGGGGGCGTTCACGAGCTGCACTGCACGCATCATTTCCACAAAGAG AAGGCGGCGTGCAGGCTGGAGCAGAGCCGgccccgcagcagcagcgaggctgCGGCCTGGCAGGTCAGAAGGCCCtcagacgagaggaggaggtcTGCAGACGGGCCCATCTGCACGGAGAAGGAGCAGCACGCGCCCCGTCGGCAGCTCTCCCTGAGGAGGCATCGCTGA
- the tmem45a gene encoding transmembrane protein 45A — MGSFKGHVLPGCFFFIAGIWWTGKHSLWHATRRNKSVGSTRLASRASQRRLETAESAVIVFFSLVGMLAEQFAAGGPRLHLYDFAEKHWEQLHNWQHATMYLFFGLAGMVSLVIHATETAPLALDRLMLALAFFNEGFLFLYHLHGRNMLDIHVHQLLLYAVFGGALVSFLEIFHRGNIVLELLRCALTLLQGSWFWQIGFVLYPPRGPDWDLMDHNNAMFVTMCYSWHLAFAMLVVGVLYCTVSCVVRSRLKRTPPMEMGLLKPRERDPESEDETL; from the exons ATGGGCAGCTTCAAGGGACATGTCCTCCctggctgcttcttcttcatAGCTGGGATCTGGTGGACGGGGAAGCACTCGCTGTGGCACGCTACCCGCAGGAACAAGAGCGTGGGCTCGACCCGTCTGGCCAGCAGGGCCTCGCAGCGCCGCCTGGAGACGGCTGAGAGCGCCGTCATCGTCTTCTTCTCCCTCGTGG GGATGCTGGCGGAGCAGTTCGCGGCGGGCGGGCCCAGGCTCCACCTGTACGACTTTGCAGAGAAGCACTGGGAGCAGCTGCACAACTGGCAGCACGCCACCATGTACCTGTTCTTCGGCCTGGCTGGGATGGTGTCGCTGGTCATCCACGCCACGGAGACGGCGCCGCTGGCGCTGGACCGGCTGATGCTGGCGCTCGCCTTCTTTAACGAAG GATTTCTCTTCCTCTACCACCTCCATGGCAGGAATATGCTGGACATCCAcgtccaccagctcctgctcTATGCCGTCTTCGGTGGGGCTCTCGTCTCCTTCCTGGAGATCTTCCACCGAGGCAACAttgtcctggagctgctccgcTGCGCCCTCACCCTCCTGCAGGGCAGCTGGTTCTGGCAG ATTGGCTTTGTGCTGTACCCTCCCCGAGGCCCGGACTGGGACCTGATGGATCACAACAATGCCATGTTTGTCACCATGTGTTACTCGTGGCACCTCGCCTTCGCCATGCTCGTCGTGGGCGTGCTCTATTGCACCGTCAGCTG TGTGGTTCGCTCCAGATTGAAGAGGACTCCTCCTATGGAAATGGGACTTCTGAAGCCCAGAGAGAGGGACCCGGAGTCAGAGGATGAGACTTTGTAA
- the sft2d2a gene encoding SFT2 domain containing 2a has translation MDKLKSVLSGEESRRDDRTVLQTVNEASSLSWATRVKGFVGCFVVGGVCTILGICMLFLPKIGLTLFIVFYTFGNICTLGSTMFLMGPMKQLKRMCDKTRALATTIMITCLVLTLCAAFWWKNFGLALLFCILQILAFTWYSLSYIPCVREAILKLVSKCIC, from the exons ATGGATAAATTAAAATCGGTTTTAAGTGGCGAGGAGTCGCGCAGAGACGACCGGACCGTTTTACAG ACTGTCAATGAAGCCTCCTCTCTGAGCTGGGCCACACGCGTGAAGGGCTTCGTGGGCTGTTTCGTGGTGGGGGGCGTGTGCACCATCTTG GGTATATGTATGCTCTTCCTGCCCAAGATCGGCCTCACTCTCTTCATTGTCTTTTACACTTTTGGAAACATATGCACTTTAGGAAg CACCATGTTTCTGATGGGGCCGATGAAGCAGTTGAAAAGGATGTGTGATAAAACAAGAGCACTGGCCACAACTATTATGATC ACCTGCCTTGTCTTGACTCTCTGTGCTGCATTCTGG TGGAAGAACTTTGGACTTGCTTTGTTATTTTGCATCCTGCAAATCTTGGCATTTACTTG GTACAGCCTGTCGTACATCCCGTGTGTGAG GGAGGCGATTCTGAAGTTGGTGTCTAAATGCATATGTTAG
- the traf3ip2l gene encoding E3 ubiquitin ligase TRAF3IP2 has product MLPTSVYSAPNSHFSRLSQYLSSCRNTPEEDDETMSKEQQDDRREPDRPSEHGHLGPPAGDARLSPQMPQRQRGHGRRREPGLSSASYRPQHSLLAACAPPTPFPSQAEGPWLHPSFASSWSGYPSSLPSYLSEKECSRCFEESGASGDKFWSLPGRRSDSSSSGGGGLEQPLSLRSNPPSANLCRHTLSPYSCPPPGAPCWAQCPADTFSRGHVADGRPWAQQRPSFNPNCGCALPEAGYTQTGYNVPVKEKQPPYSTPLSLEQRKVFVTYEADSDKHVNEIIKFVALLRHNGFDTHIDIFEQQFRSISKIDFMERYLSEKEYLIIIIISPKYYETVTASPVGFENDERTFNTVYIHKQLQNEFIQNGSKNFRFIPILFPGAKRSHVPTWLQNTHVFTWPRDRDDILRRLMRVEKYNPPPIGELPTIVSIPI; this is encoded by the exons ATGTTGCCCACTTCAGTCTACTCCGCACCAAATAG TCACTTCAGTCGTCTGAGCCAATACCTGAGCAGCTGCCGCAACACGCCTGAGGAGGACGATGAGACCATgagcaaagagcagcaggacgacCGCCGCGAGCCGGACCGCCCCTCCGAACACGGCCACCTCGGCCCTCCTGCCGGCGACGCCCGGCTCAGCCCGCAGATGCCGCAGCGGCAGCGGGGGCACGGACGCAGGCGCGAGCCGGGCCTGAGCTCCGCCTCCTACCGCCCTCAGCACAGCCTCCTGGCCGCGTGCGCTCCGCCCACGCCCTTCCCCAGCCAGGCGGAGGGGCCCTGGCTGCACCCCAGCTTCGCCAGCAGCTGGTCGGGGTATCCCAGCAGCCTGCCCTCCTACCTGAGCGAGAAGGAGTGCTCCAGGTGCTTCGAGGAGAGCGGCGCGTCCGGAGACAAGTTCTGGTCGCTGCCGGGCAGacgcagcgacagcagcagcagcggcggcggcggcctggaGCAGCCGCTGTCCCTGCGCTCCAACCCGCCGTCGGCCAACCTGTGCCGCCACACGCTGTCCCCGTACTCGTGCCCGCCTCCGGGCGCGCCCTGCTGGGCCCAGTGCCCCGCGGACACCTTCAGCCGGGGACACGTGGCCGACGGGCGACCCTGGGCGCAGCAGCGCCCGTCGTTCAACCCAAACT GTGGGTGTGCGCTCCCTGAAGCTGGATACACACAAac AGGCTACAATGTTCCAGTGAAAGAGAAGCAGCCTCCTTACAGCACGCCGCTGTCTCTGGAGCAGA GGAAGGTGTTCGTCACATATGAGGCTGACAGCGACAAGCATGTCAATGAGATCATTAAATTTGTTGCTCTGCTGCGACATAACGGCTTTGATACACAC ATTGACATCTTTGAGCAGCAGTTCAGGAGTATAAGCAAGATAGACTTCATGGAGCGGTATCTCAGCGAG AAGGAGTatttgatcatcatcatcatcagtcctAAGTACTACGAGACGGTCACGGCCTCCCCTGTCGGCTTTGAGAATGACGAGAGGACGTTTAACACCGTCTACATACACAAACAG CTTCAGAATGAGTTCATCCAGAACGGAAGCAAGAATTTTAGGTTCATTCCTATTTTGTTCCCCGGGGCTAAAAGG AGTCACGTCCCGACGTGGCTCCAGAACACGCACGTGTTCACGTGGCCGCGCGACCGGGACGACATCCTTCGGCGGCTGATGAGGGTGGAGAAGTACAACCCCCCTCCCATCGGGGAGCTGCCAACCATCGTTTCCATTCCCATATAG